A stretch of the Neptunomonas phycophila genome encodes the following:
- a CDS encoding putative bifunctional diguanylate cyclase/phosphodiesterase, with translation MLSRPWRYTLLIMMVVISAASVFVSFQRHAEATRILSEDIKTSSWAAAQLEIDYLHFQHNLAMYSEKLVSKEDMLLTFDLLWSRVNILSIGKETLQFRQLEGSQKLLTDLKGLLHDAEPTLVSNEQVSPEQARQIRDGFARLFPSIRLLHVQSYNGSERMAGIDKAHLLELDTQYFMLGLLGSGAFLVFMIFRESSKNRHLAMHDALTRLPNRVYFKRSLEAAAQDADKSGLSVAVHIVDLNNFKEINDVYGHAVGDAFLIKVAERLQGLAQGKNRAARLGGDEFALIQGGIEGRNEAEQRAWQICEVITEPLMIQDIVFYPRASVGVSLYPDDDGNITQTQLNADVAMYQAKSEQGMSYRFFDAQMNEDLKRRKQLADALEKAINNNQLNLLYQPIFNMTSGKMVGVEALVRWHSEEFGTISPEEIVTTSEQAGLANIFNHWVLTTACKQAVAWHAMEYFVAVSVNISPSMYTDHDLVSMVEEVLESTQLQSQYLMLEVTEDTTMQDIESSPHILRGLSSLGVSLALDDFGTGYSSLSHLKSLPVQRLKIDKSFIQDLFDSPSDLRFITTILQLAESLGLNVVAEGIELDKQRIALISQGCVLGQGYLFSRPVSADSITQLLIHQSSCVDKLQGVVSNM, from the coding sequence ATGCTATCTCGTCCATGGCGCTACACCTTGTTAATCATGATGGTTGTCATCAGCGCGGCAAGCGTATTCGTGAGTTTTCAGCGCCATGCCGAGGCTACACGTATTTTGTCGGAAGATATAAAAACATCTTCTTGGGCTGCCGCTCAACTAGAAATTGATTATTTACATTTTCAGCATAACTTGGCGATGTATTCAGAAAAACTGGTGAGTAAAGAGGATATGTTGCTCACGTTCGATTTGCTGTGGTCGCGAGTCAATATTCTCAGCATAGGTAAAGAAACGCTTCAGTTCAGACAGCTTGAAGGCAGTCAAAAACTGCTGACTGACTTGAAAGGGCTGCTGCACGACGCCGAACCTACATTAGTGAGTAATGAGCAAGTATCCCCTGAGCAAGCTCGGCAAATACGTGATGGCTTCGCCCGTTTGTTTCCCAGTATTCGACTGTTGCATGTGCAAAGTTATAACGGCTCTGAGCGTATGGCAGGGATTGATAAGGCACATTTATTGGAGTTGGATACCCAATACTTTATGTTAGGCCTATTGGGCAGCGGTGCATTCCTTGTCTTTATGATCTTTCGTGAAAGTTCTAAAAATCGGCATCTTGCTATGCACGATGCGTTAACTCGCTTACCCAACCGGGTTTACTTTAAGCGATCTCTTGAAGCCGCAGCCCAGGATGCAGATAAATCCGGCCTTTCGGTAGCTGTGCATATTGTAGATTTAAACAATTTTAAAGAAATTAACGATGTGTATGGTCATGCTGTGGGCGATGCTTTTTTAATTAAAGTAGCTGAGCGCTTACAAGGCCTTGCCCAAGGAAAAAACCGGGCTGCGCGTTTAGGTGGGGATGAGTTTGCACTAATACAAGGGGGCATAGAAGGGCGTAATGAGGCTGAGCAAAGGGCATGGCAGATTTGTGAGGTCATAACAGAACCACTCATGATTCAAGACATCGTGTTTTATCCCCGAGCGAGTGTAGGGGTCAGCCTGTACCCTGATGATGATGGAAATATTACGCAAACACAGCTCAATGCCGATGTAGCGATGTATCAAGCCAAGAGTGAGCAAGGGATGAGTTATCGCTTTTTTGATGCTCAAATGAACGAGGATTTAAAGCGCCGTAAGCAATTAGCCGATGCGTTAGAGAAGGCAATTAACAACAACCAACTTAACCTGCTCTACCAGCCGATCTTCAACATGACCTCCGGCAAGATGGTAGGAGTGGAGGCGTTAGTGCGTTGGCATAGTGAAGAATTTGGCACGATTTCACCTGAAGAAATAGTCACCACATCTGAACAAGCCGGGTTGGCTAATATTTTTAATCACTGGGTGTTAACAACCGCGTGTAAACAGGCCGTTGCTTGGCACGCGATGGAATATTTTGTTGCTGTAAGTGTCAATATATCGCCATCAATGTACACCGACCATGATTTGGTCTCAATGGTTGAGGAAGTGCTCGAAAGCACTCAATTACAGAGCCAATATCTCATGTTGGAAGTAACAGAAGATACCACTATGCAGGATATAGAAAGCTCTCCACATATATTACGTGGATTAAGTTCGCTGGGGGTATCACTGGCATTAGACGATTTCGGAACAGGCTATTCATCGTTAAGCCATTTGAAATCATTACCCGTACAGCGCTTAAAAATTGATAAAAGCTTTATTCAGGACTTATTTGATAGCCCATCTGACTTGCGCTTTATTACCACCATTTTGCAGTTGGCCGAGAGCTTAGGTTTAAATGTGGTCGCAGAGGGTATAGAGCTTGATAAGCAGCGTATCGCGTTGATTAGTCAAGGGTGTGTTTTAGGGCAAGGCTATTTGTTCTCTCGTCCTGTCAGCGCCGATTCGATTACACAGCTGTTAATTCATCAGTCTAGTTGCGTTGATAAGTTGCAGGGTGTGGTGTCCAATATGTAG
- a CDS encoding YidB family protein codes for MDLVKMATQLFLNKLGTSAGGLDPDMVSNALSSLLGGGNGDLNLSDLISKVSGSGLGALAQSWLGDGQNDSFSISDVLSVLGESNVAEFSNQIGVPEQETAGALSDMIPELIDQNSSAGGLLESVGGVGGLAGLASSFFK; via the coding sequence ATGGATCTAGTTAAAATGGCAACGCAACTCTTTTTGAACAAACTCGGTACATCGGCGGGTGGTTTAGATCCAGATATGGTTTCTAATGCGTTATCATCTTTGTTAGGTGGCGGGAATGGTGATCTGAACTTGAGCGATTTGATCTCAAAAGTATCTGGCAGTGGTTTAGGTGCGCTGGCACAGTCTTGGTTGGGCGATGGCCAAAATGACAGCTTTTCGATCAGTGATGTTTTATCCGTTTTAGGTGAATCTAATGTTGCTGAATTCTCTAACCAAATTGGTGTTCCAGAGCAAGAAACAGCGGGTGCTTTGTCCGATATGATCCCTGAATTAATCGATCAGAACAGCTCTGCAGGTGGTTTGTTGGAATCGGTAGGCGGCGTGGGTGGTTTAGCCGGGTTGGCCTCTAGCTTTTTCAAGTAA
- a CDS encoding YitT family protein: protein MYTTHCWLSILEGCLLVALGIHILNASDLLISGTAGAGMILRQLTDLSFGAIFFLLNIPFYVLALRYMGTEFTVRTFCSISLLSVMTELMQRYLQLTVDPIFAAILGGLLIGFGLIILFRHHASLGGLNILAMYLERRFGIHPGRTTIVGDMFIAIAALWVFEPQQVAVSMVAFAVMSSVVGRYHKPPQWTREQGLGLAKA from the coding sequence ATGTATACGACCCACTGTTGGCTCTCAATTCTTGAGGGCTGTCTACTCGTGGCTTTAGGTATTCATATACTAAACGCGAGCGATTTACTTATCAGCGGCACGGCTGGTGCTGGTATGATTTTACGCCAACTGACCGATCTTTCGTTCGGTGCTATTTTTTTCCTATTGAATATCCCTTTTTACGTGCTGGCGCTGCGCTATATGGGTACTGAATTTACAGTTCGGACCTTCTGTAGCATTAGTTTGTTGTCAGTTATGACTGAGCTAATGCAACGCTACTTGCAGCTAACGGTAGATCCGATTTTTGCAGCGATTTTAGGTGGACTGCTCATAGGCTTCGGACTGATTATTCTATTTAGGCATCATGCTTCGTTAGGTGGGCTCAATATACTAGCGATGTATTTAGAGCGGCGTTTTGGTATTCACCCAGGAAGAACAACGATTGTAGGAGATATGTTTATAGCTATCGCTGCATTATGGGTGTTTGAGCCACAGCAGGTTGCTGTTTCCATGGTGGCGTTCGCAGTGATGAGCTCTGTGGTGGGCCGTTATCATAAGCCGCCGCAATGGACGCGTGAGCAAGGGTTGGGATTGGCTAAAGCGTAG
- a CDS encoding cold-shock protein encodes MSETQNGTVKWFNDEKGYGFIQREGGSDLFVHFRSIIGQGRRTLAEGQAVTFVEVQGQKGPQADEVTPL; translated from the coding sequence GTGTCAGAAACACAAAACGGAACCGTTAAATGGTTCAACGACGAAAAAGGTTACGGATTCATCCAGCGCGAAGGCGGTTCAGATTTGTTCGTACACTTCCGTTCAATCATTGGTCAGGGTCGTCGTACTTTGGCTGAAGGTCAAGCTGTCACCTTCGTTGAAGTTCAAGGACAGAAAGGCCCACAGGCTGATGAAGTAACTCCGCTGTAA
- a CDS encoding NAD-dependent protein deacetylase produces the protein MATTQETRLTPQETAERLDHFIAQHPRLFILTGAGISTDSGIPDYRDKHSQWKRQPPVQHHDFINKIYTRQRFWARSLIGWPIMRDAIANTAHHWLVSLENAGQVQSLVTQNVDGLHQQAGLKNVIDLHGRSDRVICMQCQKTLSRDKAHLWMAELNPSFAALTATAAPDGDADLEDVPFEDFVIPDCPSCGGLLKPDVVFYGDNVPKERVETALNHLAQSDALLVIGSSLMVYSGFRFCKRAHEAKKPIALLNQGITRADSIATLKLDSVISPVLEACRAF, from the coding sequence ATGGCTACTACACAAGAGACCCGTTTAACCCCACAAGAAACAGCAGAACGGTTAGATCATTTTATCGCTCAGCATCCCCGCTTGTTTATTTTGACAGGGGCAGGTATTTCGACAGATTCAGGCATCCCTGACTATCGAGATAAACACTCCCAATGGAAGCGTCAACCTCCGGTGCAACACCACGACTTTATAAACAAGATCTATACCCGCCAACGCTTTTGGGCACGAAGCTTAATCGGCTGGCCTATTATGCGGGATGCAATCGCCAATACAGCACACCATTGGCTTGTCTCATTAGAAAACGCGGGACAGGTTCAAAGCTTAGTGACGCAAAACGTTGATGGTTTGCACCAACAAGCAGGCTTAAAGAATGTCATTGATTTACATGGCCGTTCCGATCGTGTCATTTGCATGCAATGCCAGAAAACACTCAGCCGAGATAAAGCCCATCTCTGGATGGCCGAACTCAACCCCTCGTTCGCGGCTCTGACCGCTACAGCGGCACCCGATGGAGATGCTGACTTAGAGGACGTCCCTTTCGAAGACTTTGTGATACCCGATTGTCCATCGTGTGGCGGCTTACTCAAACCTGATGTCGTTTTTTACGGCGATAATGTCCCTAAAGAGCGCGTCGAAACAGCACTGAATCACTTAGCTCAGTCTGACGCTTTACTGGTTATAGGGTCTTCCCTAATGGTGTATTCAGGATTTCGATTTTGTAAACGAGCGCACGAGGCAAAAAAACCTATCGCTTTATTAAACCAAGGTATTACACGAGCCGATTCGATCGCCACGCTAAAACTCGATTCAGTAATAAGCCCAGTTTTAGAGGCTTGTAGGGCATTTTAG
- a CDS encoding DUF6942 family protein: protein MLNEQGATVLGHLSHILLYLPNPPNLSNGDDAVSIIQANGNHWRKILSIYAKLVVKEGRWQDYRDGDLLREQAISFHDTLISPNTGEYCVHWVAGKASWERLGISLTGFTALDAEERAWYKGNILLTPYPDYRQFPNRLIEEIRVWLAHPDRAVG, encoded by the coding sequence ATGTTAAACGAACAAGGAGCCACGGTGTTAGGTCATCTATCTCATATATTGCTTTATCTCCCCAATCCACCCAACTTGTCGAATGGAGACGACGCCGTGAGCATAATCCAAGCAAACGGTAACCATTGGCGAAAAATCCTTAGTATTTACGCCAAGCTGGTCGTTAAAGAGGGGCGGTGGCAGGACTACCGGGATGGTGACTTGCTGAGGGAGCAGGCGATCAGCTTTCATGACACACTCATATCGCCTAACACGGGCGAGTATTGCGTGCATTGGGTGGCGGGTAAAGCAAGCTGGGAGCGCTTGGGGATTAGTTTAACTGGCTTTACGGCACTCGACGCTGAGGAGCGCGCTTGGTACAAAGGAAATATTTTACTGACACCCTACCCAGATTATCGTCAATTTCCTAATCGGCTGATAGAAGAGATCAGAGTGTGGCTAGCACACCCTGACCGGGCTGTCGGTTAA
- a CDS encoding cation:proton antiporter: MELTDASLLALIALFSLGCQWVAWRFKLPAILFLLLTGIMLGPVTHVLDPDELFGSLLFPLVSLSVAIILFEGSLTLHFDQTKEISTIVRRLVTWGALITWVLISWATHLIFDLNMELSALFGALVVVTGPTVIVPMLRTLRATSRITNVLRWEGIVIDPVGALLAVLVYQWLISSQQFNGQITQTIILFFEVTLVGTLLGAGAAVILAFVMKRHWLPEYLHTFGTLALVVVAFTLSNHLAHESGLLAVTVMGIWLANVKGLNLEEVLAFKEQLTVLLISGLFILLAARLDLDQLLSLGLPALLLLAVIQFVVRPISVFLCSIGTDLKWQERALIAWVGPRGIVAAAVSALFALRLEEIGYEGASTLTALTFSVIIGTVVFQSATARFVALRLGVTEPESRGIVIVGANKIARCLAEALKKQNIPSILIDPSWENISEARMLGLNTLHGNPLSSSVNQKLELGGYGQVLAITPQRDINMLSALHFREEFEDRFVYSVKSEAPRNKSSARHQVSSRFQPSGFGEDEFSFQKLSSLISQGASIRATLITSDYTLERWRTEHQAQRSLLMAVTPEGWLRIISSEKVPVIKAGWTVMSIDKGAKKSEPPAEKQSA; the protein is encoded by the coding sequence ATGGAATTAACAGACGCTTCATTACTCGCACTGATTGCCCTATTCAGCTTAGGGTGCCAATGGGTGGCATGGCGATTTAAGCTCCCCGCTATTCTGTTTTTATTACTTACCGGAATCATGCTGGGTCCCGTTACACACGTGCTTGATCCGGACGAGCTCTTTGGTAGCTTGCTGTTCCCCTTAGTTTCTTTATCTGTAGCCATTATTTTGTTTGAAGGCAGCTTAACGCTCCACTTTGATCAAACAAAAGAAATAAGCACTATTGTTCGGCGCTTAGTGACATGGGGGGCTTTAATCACGTGGGTGTTAATTTCATGGGCTACACATCTGATCTTTGATCTCAACATGGAATTATCCGCCCTGTTCGGCGCACTCGTTGTAGTAACAGGCCCTACCGTTATTGTGCCGATGCTTCGCACTTTACGAGCCACCAGCCGAATTACCAACGTGCTACGCTGGGAAGGTATCGTGATCGATCCTGTCGGCGCACTGTTGGCGGTTCTGGTCTATCAGTGGCTAATTTCAAGCCAACAATTTAATGGCCAAATTACACAAACTATTATCCTATTCTTTGAAGTCACGTTAGTGGGGACATTGTTAGGTGCTGGCGCGGCGGTCATTCTCGCTTTTGTTATGAAACGTCATTGGCTACCAGAGTACTTGCATACTTTTGGCACGCTGGCATTAGTGGTGGTGGCCTTTACCCTATCCAATCACCTTGCTCACGAATCAGGCTTGCTCGCGGTGACCGTGATGGGCATATGGTTAGCCAATGTTAAGGGGCTCAATCTTGAAGAAGTGCTAGCCTTTAAGGAACAGCTGACCGTTTTACTGATTTCCGGCCTGTTTATTTTGCTTGCGGCTCGTTTAGATTTAGATCAACTTTTATCACTTGGCTTACCCGCACTCTTATTACTTGCTGTTATCCAATTCGTTGTGCGCCCTATTTCTGTTTTCTTATGCAGTATAGGCACCGACCTAAAATGGCAAGAGCGTGCGCTTATTGCATGGGTAGGGCCTCGCGGTATTGTAGCCGCTGCCGTTTCGGCTCTTTTTGCTCTACGCTTAGAGGAAATTGGCTATGAAGGGGCCAGCACGCTCACGGCATTAACCTTCTCAGTTATTATAGGCACCGTTGTATTCCAGAGTGCTACCGCTCGCTTTGTTGCACTTCGCTTAGGCGTCACAGAACCGGAATCTCGCGGCATTGTTATTGTGGGAGCTAATAAAATTGCTCGCTGCTTAGCCGAGGCTTTAAAGAAGCAGAATATCCCCTCAATTCTCATTGATCCAAGTTGGGAGAATATTAGCGAGGCCCGTATGCTTGGCCTTAATACTTTGCACGGTAATCCGCTATCAAGCAGCGTCAATCAAAAGTTAGAACTGGGGGGCTACGGCCAAGTATTAGCCATTACGCCACAACGTGATATCAACATGCTCTCAGCCTTACACTTTAGAGAAGAGTTTGAAGATCGCTTTGTTTATTCCGTTAAATCCGAGGCGCCTCGCAATAAAAGCTCCGCTCGCCATCAAGTATCAAGCCGCTTCCAGCCTAGCGGCTTTGGCGAAGATGAGTTTAGCTTCCAGAAACTATCAAGCCTGATTAGCCAGGGAGCCAGCATACGGGCTACGTTGATTACGAGCGATTACACGCTTGAGCGCTGGCGCACCGAGCATCAGGCCCAGCGAAGTTTGCTCATGGCAGTTACACCTGAAGGCTGGCTTAGGATTATATCGTCTGAGAAAGTTCCGGTAATCAAAGCCGGTTGGACGGTGATGTCTATCGACAAAGGGGCCAAAAAATCAGAGCCTCCTGCTGAAAAACAAAGCGCTTAA
- a CDS encoding DUF481 domain-containing protein, whose translation MKVNKLASIIATISVGGSVAAAQAEPVTLFDYTEATSAYEDAYINGQFNVQDGNQDQSSYNLDLDVEYDRVFSSPDQNTKIEFDGETSRERGPNEGDKTDSYYQATGAVTSDQYFQPGSNAGFWYGKGEVGIQKDMEDPYTKLTLGVGYGRVVNATPMATAIRLVEALQERGILQTTPSKATYNKVANVIAREDEYRSKYGAADYEMTWIQDIENALGSELTTKGAIKSYDVLTNERISTRKHGWLVRAGVGAIISDYDGSDSKPALELGAEYHYPLSNRTQFSNEALITTTLDDGDNSYHASNDMSLTYEVSDRVDWENTWGIDYAAYDNANDTTTNILSSTYRYYLSNELSFTVTGRLTNVEDEIRNNGNDRVDRAVLMGLTYRLK comes from the coding sequence ATGAAAGTGAATAAACTGGCAAGCATCATCGCAACAATCTCTGTAGGTGGCAGTGTAGCAGCAGCGCAAGCTGAGCCAGTTACGCTGTTTGATTACACTGAGGCAACCTCTGCTTATGAAGATGCTTACATCAACGGCCAATTCAATGTTCAAGATGGTAACCAAGATCAGTCTAGCTACAATTTAGACCTTGATGTGGAATATGATCGGGTTTTTTCTTCGCCAGATCAAAATACAAAGATTGAGTTTGATGGCGAAACCTCGCGTGAGCGTGGGCCTAACGAAGGTGATAAGACAGACTCGTATTATCAAGCAACGGGCGCTGTAACTTCGGATCAGTATTTCCAACCAGGCAGCAATGCCGGTTTTTGGTACGGTAAGGGTGAAGTCGGCATTCAAAAAGATATGGAAGACCCTTACACCAAGCTGACCTTAGGTGTGGGTTACGGCCGAGTAGTTAATGCTACTCCTATGGCTACAGCCATTCGTTTAGTAGAAGCATTACAAGAGCGCGGCATTTTGCAAACTACGCCATCTAAGGCGACTTACAATAAAGTGGCTAATGTTATTGCGCGTGAAGATGAGTACCGCAGCAAGTATGGCGCGGCTGACTACGAAATGACTTGGATACAGGACATTGAAAATGCCTTGGGTAGCGAGCTAACAACCAAAGGTGCTATTAAGTCGTATGATGTATTAACTAATGAGCGTATCTCTACACGTAAGCACGGTTGGTTAGTGCGTGCAGGTGTGGGGGCAATTATAAGTGATTACGATGGCTCGGATAGTAAACCAGCGTTGGAATTAGGTGCAGAATATCATTACCCACTGAGTAACCGTACACAGTTCTCTAATGAAGCATTAATTACAACAACGTTAGATGATGGCGACAATAGCTACCATGCAAGTAACGATATGTCGTTGACTTATGAAGTGAGTGATCGCGTGGACTGGGAAAACACATGGGGTATTGATTATGCCGCGTACGATAATGCCAATGATACAACGACGAATATTTTGAGCTCAACTTATCGTTATTACTTATCGAATGAACTGAGCTTTACAGTAACCGGACGTCTGACAAACGTAGAAGACGAAATCCGTAACAACGGAAACGATCGCGTAGATCGTGCTGTACTGATGGGATTAACTTACCGTTTGAAGTAG
- a CDS encoding LysR family transcriptional regulator produces MDLELLRTFLEVARLRNFGRAAEALYLTQAAVSARIKLLETQLDVQLFDRYKRDIRLTPEGNRLVRHAELLLANWRKARQDVTAGGAQSQLSLGGSLRLWDVMLQPWLHQIRSHHPEIALIAESHTPEVLTRRLLDGVLDIAFMLEPAQLDVLTLQQVGDLELMLVASTPNISLDDALGDHYLMVDWGLSHMLTHRRLFPDIAEPHTRLGTAKMAIAFLQALGGSAYLPLSAIEQEIETKQLHVVKEAPVIKHPMYAVYPVRSPHLNLIKQVLSLY; encoded by the coding sequence ATGGATCTGGAATTACTAAGAACATTTCTTGAAGTAGCGCGTCTTCGCAACTTTGGCCGTGCCGCCGAAGCTCTTTACCTAACGCAAGCGGCCGTCAGTGCCCGCATCAAGTTGCTAGAAACACAACTTGATGTTCAACTCTTTGACCGATACAAAAGGGATATACGCTTAACGCCCGAAGGTAATAGGTTAGTCCGCCATGCCGAATTACTCTTGGCAAATTGGCGTAAAGCCCGACAAGACGTAACAGCAGGCGGCGCTCAATCCCAATTATCACTGGGGGGAAGCCTGAGGTTATGGGATGTAATGCTACAGCCTTGGCTACATCAAATTCGTAGCCATCACCCTGAGATTGCTTTAATCGCGGAATCACATACACCTGAAGTACTGACTCGTCGGTTGTTAGATGGCGTACTGGATATTGCCTTCATGTTAGAACCGGCGCAATTAGATGTGCTTACCCTCCAACAAGTCGGCGACCTAGAGTTGATGCTGGTTGCCTCAACACCCAACATTTCCTTAGATGACGCCCTTGGTGATCACTACTTGATGGTCGATTGGGGCTTATCCCATATGCTGACCCACCGCCGGCTCTTTCCAGATATAGCTGAACCGCATACCCGCTTGGGGACGGCTAAAATGGCCATCGCTTTCTTACAAGCATTAGGGGGTAGTGCTTATCTACCTTTATCGGCTATTGAGCAGGAAATAGAGACAAAGCAGTTGCATGTCGTGAAGGAGGCGCCTGTTATAAAGCACCCAATGTATGCGGTATACCCTGTACGCAGCCCTCATTTAAATCTTATCAAACAAGTACTTTCACTTTATTAA
- a CDS encoding RNA polymerase sigma factor has protein sequence MKNNVHHSSVFDLNDEQVVELIKAGHEHSETLFGELVRRHKGALLNRCRNRLGNYDDAEDVVQETLVRGYRALSRFNGDSNFRTWLIAIADNQCYTLTKKESRYTDCDHINELIELAELNQKLEAEAADATDYVQDTLTRLPDAVRDILHLRFHAELPITSISERLGLSLSATKMRLYRAQEMFEKLYPVKAAFLSNNATLSMAS, from the coding sequence ATGAAAAATAATGTACATCACAGCTCTGTGTTCGATTTGAATGATGAGCAAGTTGTTGAGTTAATTAAAGCGGGTCATGAACATTCAGAGACATTGTTTGGTGAGCTAGTGCGTCGTCATAAGGGAGCTTTGCTGAATCGTTGTCGCAATCGGTTAGGTAACTATGATGATGCAGAAGATGTTGTTCAGGAAACACTAGTGAGAGGCTATCGGGCATTAAGTCGTTTTAACGGTGATTCAAATTTCCGTACATGGTTAATCGCTATTGCCGATAACCAGTGTTACACGCTGACCAAGAAAGAGTCGCGATATACAGATTGCGACCATATAAATGAGCTAATCGAATTAGCCGAACTCAACCAAAAGTTAGAGGCGGAAGCGGCAGATGCAACGGACTATGTTCAGGACACTTTGACACGCTTGCCGGATGCTGTGCGCGATATTTTGCATCTACGCTTTCATGCTGAGTTACCCATCACCAGTATTAGCGAGCGGCTAGGTTTAAGTTTGAGTGCAACGAAAATGCGTTTGTATCGAGCTCAAGAAATGTTCGAAAAGCTGTATCCTGTAAAAGCAGCCTTTTTGAGTAACAACGCCACTCTGTCTATGGCGAGCTGA
- a CDS encoding succinylglutamate desuccinylase/aspartoacylase family protein has product MRKSFEIAGITVAPGSRTVVDLPMPKQSNHSNMNMPLHVVHGRRNGPVLFISAAIHGDELNGIEVIRRVLAHKSIAKIVGTLIAIPVVNSYGLIQQSRYLPDRRDLNRSFPGSQKGSLAARLAHLFVEEVVSKCTHGIDLHTGAVHRSNLPQIRADLDDDETRKLAESFGVPVLLNASLRDGSLRGACKEYGIPVLLYEAGEALRYDESSIRAGVTGVMNVMRTLGMLPASRRKGRAYEPYIARKSVWVRATESGMMRMIVSQGEHVAKGELLGYIDDPYSGGQHAVNATHEGVVIGRLELPMVHEGDAVVHIACFEDSVSDVADEVESFQIDYTEDQIGD; this is encoded by the coding sequence ATGCGTAAAAGCTTTGAAATAGCCGGTATTACTGTTGCTCCGGGAAGTCGAACAGTGGTTGACCTTCCGATGCCAAAGCAAAGTAATCATTCCAACATGAATATGCCTTTGCATGTGGTACATGGACGCCGCAATGGCCCTGTGTTGTTTATCAGTGCGGCCATTCATGGGGATGAGTTAAATGGAATTGAGGTCATACGACGTGTTTTAGCTCATAAGTCCATCGCGAAAATTGTTGGCACTTTAATCGCAATCCCTGTGGTGAACAGTTACGGATTAATACAGCAAAGTCGTTATTTGCCAGATCGCCGGGATTTAAATCGTTCATTCCCAGGGTCGCAGAAAGGCTCTTTGGCTGCTCGATTAGCTCATTTATTTGTAGAAGAGGTGGTGTCTAAGTGTACACACGGTATCGATTTGCATACTGGCGCAGTACATCGCAGTAACTTACCTCAAATTCGTGCCGATTTAGATGACGATGAAACCCGCAAGCTTGCAGAGAGCTTTGGTGTACCTGTGTTGTTAAATGCTTCTTTAAGAGATGGTTCTTTGCGAGGCGCCTGTAAAGAATATGGCATTCCTGTTTTACTTTATGAGGCGGGCGAAGCGCTGCGTTATGATGAATCGTCTATCAGAGCTGGTGTTACCGGCGTGATGAACGTGATGCGCACACTGGGTATGCTCCCTGCTTCGCGGCGTAAAGGTCGTGCTTACGAACCTTATATAGCCCGCAAAAGTGTATGGGTTCGTGCCACTGAAAGCGGCATGATGCGCATGATAGTCTCGCAAGGTGAACATGTCGCTAAAGGCGAGTTGTTAGGTTATATCGACGATCCTTACAGTGGTGGGCAGCATGCGGTAAACGCAACACACGAAGGTGTTGTCATTGGTCGGTTAGAGTTGCCCATGGTGCATGAAGGTGATGCGGTTGTGCACATAGCCTGCTTTGAAGACAGTGTGAGTGATGTCGCTGATGAAGTGGAGTCGTTTCAGATAGACTATACCGAAGACCAAATTGGTGATTAA